In Rhizobium sp. 11515TR, the DNA window AAGGGCCTCCTCGCTGATCTCGTAGTGCTTGGAATAGCGCGCCTTTACGTAGGCTTCGTTGATAGTGTTGAACCACGCTCTCTCCCGGTGCTGATCGCGGGGAAAGGCTTCCGCCAGTTGACGATCCTGCCCCTCCGCCAGCGAGCGCAGGAACTTGAGATTGTGGGACGCCGGACCGTAGTTTGTCAGCGTGAGCAAAACACAGGAATACGCCTGTTCCAGCGATTGATGTAAAAGAAATGCCGCCTCGTTAAAGTCGCGCTCCTGAGAGTAAAAAGCCGCACCTTTCAGAAATTTGGACGCCGTACCAATCCGCTGTTCGTAATGTCCCTTAGCAACTGCCAGCCTGTCCTGCGGAGATAGCACACCGGGTTCAGCGAGGGGTTCGTCATCCAGCTCGTAAAGGACGATGCCTTCCTTGCGGATGTCGGAAAAGAAATACTGCCCTTCCTTCAGATAGGTGTTCACCTCACGCCGGGAGTGAACGATGAAGCTTACCGGTGTCTCGATCGTCTTGTCATGGATCAGCCGATCGGCGGCCTTGTACCAATAATCCGCAAATTCACAGAGCTTGCGATTGTTGACGATGATCAGAAGA includes these proteins:
- a CDS encoding nucleotidyltransferase and HEPN domain-containing protein, which encodes MMKSSIDRMPPRKQRELERVLEILHEEFEDALKEGTADFKKRGRILKIILFGSYAKGSWVDEPFTMKGYRSDFDLLIIVNNRKLCEFADYWYKAADRLIHDKTIETPVSFIVHSRREVNTYLKEGQYFFSDIRKEGIVLYELDDEPLAEPGVLSPQDRLAVAKGHYEQRIGTASKFLKGAAFYSQERDFNEAAFLLHQSLEQAYSCVLLTLTNYGPASHNLKFLRSLAEGQDRQLAEAFPRDQHRERAWFNTINEAYVKARYSKHYEISEEALHWLAERTAVLIDLVNTVCSEHIQKLNDSLP